CATCTGCAGTTCTCACCCCCACTACGTTCACGCCACTGCGTCTACAGAAGAATTGTAAGCGCAAAATATTGCTACGCTATCCATGAATTACGCTTGCACCAAAATGATAGATGCAAGCCCCAGCATATCCCCAGCAGGACGCACCAGCTTCACATTCAAATCATCATAAAAATCTTTGACTTCATCACAACGGCGTTTTAATTCGTCCAAATCATCAGCTGATACACGCACCACATAAGAGAGCTTATACATCCCCTTGTGGGATTTCGTAAGTTCTAAATGAGAAAAGGACAGCCATGTTTCAGACTGTCCCTTAAAAGAGAAATACGCTGTCAGTAGCAACAATGCTTGTTGCTGATCTTCCAGCGTTAATATTCTTCATTTATTTTAAGCAAATGAGAAGTTGTTAATTGTTTATATTTTTGATATTTCACTTCTGCTTTCGGATACAATCTAATAATTTGTTCGCTTATTTGAAGTGGTGGATTCTGAATATACAAATTTTCCACGTCAAACTTAGCAAGGAAGTTAATAAAATTTGTAATAACATGTTCTCGAACCCCAGCATATTCATCTGAACTAATAACAAAGTTTTTTACAAATATTTTCTCTTCCTTTTCTTCTTTCGGATATTCGCCACTTTGAGTTGGTATCACCAATTTCATGATTTTTCCGTCTTTATCAGATTCATAAACTAAATCCGTTAAATTTCTATATTCTTTTGGGATAATTTGATTGAATTTTTCCTTTGAACCATAGTATATAATTACTTTATTCAATACTCATCACCCCTGCCAGCACAGTATCATAAACATCTAACAGTATTCATACCAAGATACAAGACAACACAGTCTATATCTTCATTTCTGCATATTTCTAAGGCTTCGCTATCAAGTTCAAATTCATAAGCCTTTTATCTGTTCGGACTTGTCGCCAGCCTGCATATATGCACCGTCCAATAAGTAGCCGTTTGGAGCTTTTGTTTCCTCAACGGTTAATGTTCCTAAAGGAAGAACCGCTTTTCCGTCCTGCATATAGAAGCTGTCGCCAGACACTTTGTATGCGTCCGCCAATTTTGTAACATAATGGATTGTACCGTCGCTGTCCTTTTCAGCGATTGTCTTTGTAACCCATGTACGATTAGCTTCGGCAGGGAGATTGTCTTTATTGTAGTAACCGTCATAATATTTCCATGTAAACTCTGCACCCTCTAAAGAAGCGTTCCCTTGTGGGTTGTCTTTCTGTGTTTCCATATCAATCTTGAAAAGTTCAATCAGTGTGGTTGTGACTTTGGGCGTATCACTGACTTTCAAGGTAGCTATTTCACCAGCTTTGACAGTCAACGGATATACTGTCTTGTCCAACTGAAAACCTGCCGCCGGAACGGATAGCTCTTTGATATAGACTTTACCAGCCTTTACTTCCACCGCTTCGGTGTTCCCGTCTTTATCTGTCATAAGGGTGGCAAGCTGTTCCTTGCAGCCTTTATCAGCAAAGACACCATACGTCGCACCAGCAAGGGAATAGCTGTTGTTTCCATTGGTAATGCCCGGATTGGAGGACACCTTTTGAAGTGCCGCATTTCCTACATCCAGCTTCGCCCAGAATTGTCCTAATTCCTGCCCGTCGCCGGAATAGATATAGCCGCCGCAATCATAGCGTCCTTTGTTGGCTTTTACAAATGCCCTTGCGCCAGCGTATACCTCGTCCTGTACCGCTTTGGATACTTCGTCGCAGGCAGCACGTACATGGTCGCAGTTCCATCCTAAATGTACGCTTAACCGCTGCCAGACAACACATTGTTCCAATAGATAGACCTGTTTATAATTCAGCTCCCTGTAGCTGGCTGCATACTGCTTGACGTATTCCAGCGAGAGGGCAACGTCAGCGATCTGGTCGGCACTCATACGGGTGCTTGCGTCAGAACGTGATTTATAGCCAGACTGGAAATCGGTGTTGATGTCAATGCAGTAGGCGGTTTCACCATCCACGGTCATAATTCCCTCATGGAATGTAGAACCTATGCTGCCGTCATTCATGACCTTTTCTACATAGCCTGCCTTTTCCTGTGCGTCCGCCCAGTATTGCTTCTCCGCAGCCTGTACCTGTGAAGCAGGCAAGGTTGTGAGAACCGCAGCCAGACTTAGTACGCCAGCAAGCAGACGGTTTATAATCTTTTTCATATAATCAATGCTCCTTTCGCTTTTTGTAAAAAAATAGGTAAAAAAAAATAGATGTTCACTTTTGAACATCTAAGGGAAAATGTGATATAATGTCGTATTAGGAGGGAAACTTATGCTGGAAATCATTTCAATATGTTTGAATATAATAACTATTGGTTTGACAATTTATGAATTATTCTGCAAAAAATCTTCTAATAGTACGAAGCAATATATTCAGAATAATATAATTCAACAAATCAATCCTAAATATGATATAAATGTATCATCAACTCCAATGTACAAATTAGATAATGTAGCAATACAAAATGCACGTTGGAAATCTAAAAGAATAACTCAATTTGCCATAATTTTGATTTATGTATCTATGGCAATAAATTTTGTAAGTTTCATAAAAAGGAATACTATTCATTCTATTACTGATATCACTGCCATTTTTTATATCCCTATGCGGAACACAATGCTACAGTTATCTATAATTTTGGTATTACTGTGTATTATTTTTATTGTACGTGGTTGGAATAAACAACAATCTGTATTTTCTAACCTAATGAGTATGAAATATTTTACTTTGAAGATAGTAGCAGATTTTTTTGCTATTGCTGGTTTTGCAATGGTTGATTATTCTCTTTTGGAGAAAATAAATACTAACATACAGAACCCGCTTTATTCAATTAACATAATTGGTTGGTCGTTTTTGTTTATACTCCAATTATTTTGGATTCAGCATACAGTTTTAAAAATATATAAGCTTATTCCGTTGTCTAACACGTATGAAGAAAAGGAAAAACAACTATTTGCTTTTGTTCCTGTTTACATTATTTCTATCTTACTTTTTGGACTGACCATCTATACAAAGTTTTTCTAAAACAAATAGGGCGCTCATTTCTGAACGCCCAAACGCAAGAAGGGATACTGTTTTTATCCAGTACCCTTCTTTGTAAATCTTATTCTGTTGTGTTCCCACACTCTATATCAACTACTACTGAAACATTGATATAGTTTTTTATCTCTTTATTTCTGATTTTATCGCCCTCGCTCGTAAAGACGATATGCTTGAAAAAGTGCCTAAAATTAAGGATTTCTACATAGTTCGTCTTTGTAGCAACACACAAGTCTCCACATGCACCGTCTGCGAAAACTGATCAACCGCCCTCACTTTCACAAGTTCATACCCATTCCCACACAGATACTTCAGATCCCGTGCCAGTGTGGCAGAATCACAGCTCACGTACACGATCCGCTCCGGCTGCATCTGCACCATAGTCTCAAGCAGAGATTCCTCGCAGCCTTTCCGCGGCGGATCCACCACGATCACGTCAGCGTGAGCCTGTTCTCCCGGATGTGCCTTAGCATAATCTGCATAATATCCCGGCAGAACCTCTTCTGCTTTTCCAACATAAAACTTTGCATTCTCGATTCCGTTGATCTGCGCATTTTTTCTGGCGTCCTCGATGGCCTGAGGAATGATCTCCACACCGTAGACTTGTTTCGCATTCTGCGCCAGAAACAGGGATATCGTTCCGATTCCACAGTAGAGATCCCAGACCGTCTCATCTCCTTTTAAGTCTGCATACTCCAGTGCAAGTCCGTACAATTTCTCTGTCTGCACCGGATTGACCTGGAAAAAGGACAGCGGAGAGATCTGATATTTGATTTCACCGATATAATCTGTAATAAATGCCTGTCCCCACAGCACTTCATAAGAATCTCCCATGATCACATTGGTGTTTTTCTGATTCACACTGATCGTGATACTGGTCATTCCTTCGATTTTCTGCAGTAATTCAACCAGTTTTTCACAATGAGGGATTTTTTTTGCGTTGATGACAAGACAGACCATAATCTCTTTGGTTGTAAAGCCATACCGGATCAGGACATGACGAAGTAAGCCTTTCCCTGTTTTTTCATCATATGGCTCCATCTGATATTGCTCCATAAATGACAGGATGGTTTCCAGAATCTCCTGATTCTGCTCTACTCCCAGTGCACAGTCTGTATTTGCAATAATATCGTGAGTACGGCCTGCATAAAACCCTGTCACTGTCACTCCATTTTTATCTTTTCCAAACGGGAACTGCGCCTTATTTCTGTAGTGAAATGGGATTTCCATTCCCACGATCGGATCTGCAATTTTTTCCAGCAGTTCTGGCGAAAAGCCGCCGATCCTCTCCAGATTTCCCAACACTTTTCTGTTTTTAAACTCCAGCTGCTTCTCATAGGAAATCTGCTGAATCTGACATCCTCCGCACTGTCTTGCGAATTTACACTTCGGCTCCACTCTGTCTTTGGACAGTTCGATAATCTGCATCATTCTCGCATATCCATAATTTTTCTTGGCTTTCATGATTTTTGCTTCCACCACATCACCGATGACCGCATCCTTGATAAACAGCGTATAGCCGTCAATTTTTCCGATTCCTTCCCCGTTCACTCCGATATCTTCAATCGTCACCTTTACTACATCATTCTTCTGCATCTATTTTTCTCCTTTATCTGAAAAAAGAGGGCGCACAAAATTTCTTTTGGTCACCCTCTTTTGTTTCTCTGTCTCTAAATGGAACTTCTTCTCAGGTTTGTCTCAAACATCCGGTTGTAACCCAGCCAGTCATTTCCCGGTTTATTTTTAAAGATCTCCGTCAGAGTCTGCATCTTGGCATCTGCATTATCTGCCAGATTCAATGCCATCGCCTCTGCGAGGGCCGGTTTTTTCGGAGAACCATACTCCAGCTCCCCGTGATGGGAAATAATACAATGCTTCAATTCACTTCCCAGCTTTTCCGGAAATCCCGGAATCTCTCTTATCGCATCATTCATCATCTCAACACCAATGATGATGTGCCCCAGAAGCTGTCCGTCATCCGTATAATCATTATCCGGAAATGCAGAAAGCTCTTTTGTCTTTCCAATATCGTGGCACATTGCCGCCGTATAAAGAAGATCTCTGTTCAAGATTTCATAGGTGTCCGCAAAATACCGACACATCTTCACAACACTTAACGTATGCTCCAGAAGTCCTCCTGCAAATCCGTGATGAACTGTTTTTGCCGCAGAATGTCCTTTAAACACGCGGATAAATTCCTCATCTTTCACAAAATAATATTCCAGCAGCTGACGCAGCCACGTGTTGGAAATTCCACGGATAAATCCGAGCAGCTCTTCATACATACTGTCCACACTCTTCTCAGAAGTCGGCATATAATCCGCCGGATTGTATTCACCCTCTTCTGCTTTTCTGATCTGACGGATGTTCATCTGCAGACTTCCGTTATAACTTGTCACATCACCAAATACTTCGATGAAATCCTTCTCATCATACTCTGCGATCCCCTGAGAATTCGGATCCCATACTTTTCCATCCAGTGTTCCCGTCTTATCCTGTAAAATCAGATTGTCATAAGGCTTTCCGTTTCTTGTCTCCGCGGAACGTTTTCCTTTACACAGGTATACATTCCTGATTGTCTCGCCTTCATGTAAATCCTTGATATATCTCATAATAATTTTGTTTCCTCTCTATTTTTGCTATTCTTTACTCACGGCTGTCAAGTACCAGCTGAAACGAAATCTCCACGTATCCTCCTGCACCGAGACGTTTTCCCTGAATCCGGATCGTATCTCCCGCTTTACACTTCTGAAGTACCTTTTCATACTGAGCCATAGAGGCAATCTCCTCGCCGTCCACAGACTGGATTACATCACCGCTCTGGATTCCCGCTGCCATTGCCGGAGAGTTCGCCTGTATCTGGGTCACATACATTCCGGACGGCACCTGCTTTGATTCCGAAATATCACTGCTGACCGTCACTCCGTAAATCCCTGCATAGGGAACCGACTGACTGTTTAAAAGCAGTTCCATGATCGGTTTTAAATCAGAAATCCCATATGCATTGGCAGTATGACCCTGATTCTCTGTCCAGATCTCGGAATCAATGAGTCCGATGATCTCTCCGTCCAGATTACACAGAACACCGGAACTAAAATCCGCTGACGGAATATCTGTCGCCAGAACGCTGAATGTATGATCCGGAATTGCTTTTTCGTGTGCATTAGAACTGATCATACCATATCCTGTTCCATCTGAATATCCAAATGTATCTCCAAGGGCGATCACCGGATCTCCCTCTGCCACTATATTTGAATTTCCGAGAGCCGCTGTTTTTATCTCATCCCACGTGCTTTCAGAAATCAGGTTTCTTCTGACACCAAACACCGCCAGATGACTGTTTTTATCCTGCTTTTTCAGCGATGCTTCACAGGTGCTGCCATCTGAAAACTGCACATTCCAGACAGTGGATTCCCCGCAGACAGAATTGTTGCTGAGGATCAAAAGCTCCTGTCCATTGTCTGCTGCGATCAGCCCTGTACATCCCATATCTTCATCATTTACATCCTTTGTAAGATTCGCCGCATCCTGCTCACCCCTGACCGTGACCACACTTTTTGCGGCCTCTGCTGCAATCTGGTAAACACTCTGCATCATGGCTTCATAATCTTCTGCTCTCAGATTTTTCTCCTGCGAATCCTGCTCCTGCGCCTCGTCTTCTTCCGGATGCGTCTCTTCACTGTCTTCCGGAATGATCACAGTTTTCGGAGATCCCGGAAATAAGTTCTGTACCCACGGATTCAGGGCATAGAAACCCAGACAGGCAAACGCACCTACCACGATTCCGTAAACAGCCAGTTTCAGAAGCTGTTTTCTCACCTGTTTTCCGGTGATCGGTTCCGGCTTGATCGTCTCCTGCAGAAAAGAAAAACTATCCTCTTTTTGCTCTTCATTCAAGTCTTTGGGGGACTTTTCTTTTGGGTCTTCATTCCACGGCATAATTGCTAATCTCCTCTGCTGTATAGTATAACCGATTCCCCCGGATTGTTCAATATTTATCCTTTTCATTCCCCCACAAATAAGGTAAAATATAGCTGTGAGTTCGAATTATAAAAGGTGAAAGAATATGAATCAAAAAACATTGACAAAATTAGAATATTATAAAATCACTGCGCTTTTGGAGGAACAGGCTTCTTCCATGCGCGGAAAACAGCTTTGCCGCAAGCTGAAACCGATGACCGATCCGGAAAAGATCAACACTGCACAGGAGCAGACCGAAGCGGCATTTACACGGATCGTCAAAAAGGGACGCATCTCTTTTGGCAATGCATTCCCCATCGGAGAGTCTTTAAAACGTCTGGAGATCGGCGGTGCACTTGGATGCGGAGAGCTTCTTCGCATCTGCAAAGTTTTACAGAATGCCGGAAAAGTAAAGGCTTACGGACGTCACGACACACAGGAAGAGCTTTGTGACTGCCTGGATGTCTATTTTGAACAGCTGGAACCTCTGTTTCCTCTGACTGCCGAGATTGAGCGCTGTATTCAGGGGGAAGATGAGATCAGCGATGATGCCAGCAGCACATTAAAGAATATCCGCCGCAGCATCGGACACATCAACGATAAAGTTCATGCAACTCTGACAAATCTGGTGAACGGTTCTCTGCGCACCTATCTGCAGGATCCGATCATCACCATGCGCGGAGACCGCTACTGTGTTCCGGTCAAAGCCGAGTACCGCAGTCAGGTCAACGGGATGATCCACGATCAGTCCTCCACCGGTTCTACACTGTTTATCGAGCCGATGGCAGTCGTAAAACTGAACAACGACCTCAAAGAACTGTATGCGAAAGAACAGGAAGAAATTCAGGTCATCCTCGCCCGTCTCAGCGAAGAGACCGCGCAGTATATTGAAGAGATCCGCACGGATTACCATATTCTGACGGATCTTGATTTTATCTTTGCCCGCGGTGCACTGGCATTTTCTATGAATGCCAGCCGTCCGCTCCTCAACACAGATGGACGCATTCACATCCGTGAGGGAAGACATCCTCTTCTGGATCCAAAAAAAGTAGTTCCGATCACGGTTTCTCTGGGAGACGATTTTTCTCTTCTGATCATTACAGGACCAAATACCGGCGGAAAGACGGTATCTTTAAAAACCGTAGGACTTTTTACCCTGATGGGACAGTCCGGCCTTCACATCCCTGCCAGAGACCGTTCTGAACTGGCAGTGTTTAAACAGGTCTATGCAGATATCGGAGATGAGCAGAGCATTGAGCAGAGCTTGAGTACCTTCTCTTCTCATATGACAAATATTGTCTCTTTCCTGCATGATGTAGATGAGAATTCTCTGGTTCTGTTTGATGAGCTTGGAGCCGGAACGGATCCTACCGAAGGAGCCGCGCTGGCCATCGCCATTCTCTCCTATCTGCACGGACGTGGAATCCGCACCATGGCTACCACTCATTACAGTGAATTAAAGGTCTACGCACTTTCCACTCCCGGAGTTGAGAATGCCTGCTGTGAGTTTGACGTAGAAAGTCTGCGCCCGACCTACCGCCTCCTGATCGGAATCCCGGGAAAGAGTAATGCATTTGCGATTTCCGGTAAGCTCGGCCTTCCGGATTATATCATCGAAGATGCCAAAACCAGACTTTCCGAACAGGATGTCTCATTTGAGGATCTGATCTCAGATCTGGAGACAAGCAAACGCACGATCGAAAAAGAACAGGAAGAGATTGCAGCATATAAAAAAGAAATCGAAGCACTGAAAAGTCAAGCGCAGCAAAAACAAGAACGCATCGAGGAACAAAGAGAGCGGATTCTTGCCGAAGCCCGCGAAAAGGCAAATACAATCCTGCGCGATGCCAAAGATGTGGCTGATGAGACGATTAAAAATTTCCGCAAATTCGGAAAAGAAAATATTTCAGCCGCCGAAATGGAAAAAGAAAGAGAACGTCTGCGCAAGAAGATGAAGGAAAATACCGCATCTTCATCTTTGAAAGTACAGAAACCGAAAAAGGAATACAAACCAACTGATTTCAAACTCGGAGAATCTGTAAAAGTACTGAGCATGAATCTGACCGGAACCATCAGTTCCCTTCCGGATTCCCGCGGCAATGTGACAGTGCAGATGGGAATTTTAAGATCTCAGGTTCACATTTCAGATCTGGAGATTATCGAAGAGGCGAATCCTTATGCACCAAAATCATTCAAACGTACGTCAAAAGGCAAGCTGAAAATGAGCAAATCTCTGTCCGTGAGCCCTGAAATCAATCTGCTTGGAAAGACTGTAGACGAAGCAGTTTCTGAGCTGGACAAATATCTGGATGATGCTCTGCTGTCCCATTTAAGCACAGTGCGGGTAGTACACGGAAAAGGAACGGGAGCACTCCGAAAAGGAATTCACGAATTCCTGCGCCGTCAGAAGCATGTTAAGTCCTACCGTCTCGGGGAATTCGGAGAAGGAGACGCCGGCGTCACGATCGTGGAGTTAAAATAAACGGGGTTATAAGAGAGGAGTATTTATGATTGCAAAACAGAAAATTTTAATTGTGGACGATGATGAGAATATCGCAGAACTGATCTCGCTCTATCTGATGAAAGAGTGCTTTGATACGAAAATTGTGTCAAACGGGGAGGATGCGCTGTCTGCCTTTGAGACATATCAGCCAAACCTTGTTCTTCTGGATCTGATGCTTCCGGGAATCGACGGCTATCAAGTCTGCCGGGAACTGCGCGCCAAATCACAGGTACCGATCATCATGCTCTCTGCAAAAGGAGAAGTATTTGACAAAGTACTGGGACTGGAGCTGGGGGCAGATGACTATATCATGAAGCCGTTTGACTCCAAAGAGATGGTAGCACGAGTGCGTGCTGTCCTGCGCCGTTATCAGCCGGTCAAGCCGGAAGCACCTGCCGCAGAAAAGGTAAAATGTGTCGAGTACGACGGACTTACCATCAATCTTACAAACTATTCCGTACTGTGCGACGGCCAGAACGTTGACATGCCTCCAAAAGAACTGGAGCTTTTATACTTTCTGGCTGCTTCTCCAAATCAGGTATTTACAAGAGAACAGCTTTTGGATCAGATCTGGGGCTATGAATACATCGGCGACACCCGCACAGTAGATGTTCATATCAAACGTCTCCGCGAAAAGATCAAAGATCATCCGGGCTGGGGACTGAGCACCGTATGGGGAATCGGTTACAAATTCGAAGTAAAATAAACAAAAAAGGATGGATACTATGAAAAGTACACTGCGTTTAAAATTTATCATGCTGTATATTATCTTTGGATTTCTCAGTATTTTCACGGTATCCCTCTTGTCGAATCAGCTTCTGCTCAATAAACTGGAACAGGATTCCTCACAAAATATGTACCGGATTGCAAATCAGACTGCGACCTCCTACCTGCCCTCATACTTTTCAAATGATCTTTCAGCCTGGTCTGTTCATTCTCAGCTGCAGGCCATGCAGCTGTATCTGAACGCGTCCGTCTGGTTTGTCAAAACAGACGGCACACTGATTACTTCTGCCCCTCTGGATGGAATCGAAGCCCCGGAACAGATCCTGGAATTCGACCCTGCCGAGATTGGAAACAATCAGTTTATCTCCGGAAATTATCATGGATACTTTGAGGAAGATGTAATCACTGTCATGGCACCTGTCACCCAGGATTTTTCCGTGCAGGGCTATCTTTTGATCCATCGTCCGATCGAAAGCCTGAAGCAGACATGCCATTCTCTGATCCTGCCGGTATACATTACGATGGCCGTGATCTATCTGCTGTCCTTTCTCTTTCTGATTGGGTTTGAATTTTTTGTATTCCGTCCACTGAGACAGATTACAGAAGCGGCAACTCAGTATGCATCCGGAAATCTGACCTATGAGATTCCTGTAACAACGCACGACGAGATGGGATATCTTTCTGCTTCTCTGAATTACATGTCCTCACAGCTGAAGGATATGGAGGAATACCAGAAAAAGATTGTAGCGAATGTCTCTCACGACTTCCGTTCTCCGCTCACCTCGATCAAAGGCTATGTGCAGGCGATGACTGACGGCACGATTCCGCCCCAGTTGCATCAGAAATATTTGAATATCATTCTCTTTGAGACGGAACGTCTGACAGATCTGACACAGGATCTTTTGACACTCAACGAGTTTGACCGGAATGAAATGATCCTGGACAAGACAGAGTTTGATATCCAGCAGATGATCAAGAACACTGCCGCCTCTTTCGAAGGCACCTGCACAAGCAAACGGATTTCCATTGAGCTTCTGCTTCTGGCAGGCAATATTCTCGTGTATGCAGACCGACGGAAGATTCAGCAGGTTCTTTACAATCTCATTGATAATGCGATCAAATTCAGCGGAAACGACTCTTCGATCACGATTGAGGTCACCGAAAAGAATGAGAAGGTTTTTGTTTCTGTCAAGGATACCGGAATGGGAATTCCAAAAAAAGAACTGAATAAAATCTGGGAACGCTTTTACAAGTCCGACCTGTCCCGCGGAAAGGATAAAAAAGGAACCGGCCTCGGACTTGCCATCGTCAAAGAGGCCATTCAGGCTCACGATGAACATATCAATGTCATCA
This window of the Mediterraneibacter gnavus ATCC 29149 genome carries:
- a CDS encoding response regulator transcription factor produces the protein MIAKQKILIVDDDENIAELISLYLMKECFDTKIVSNGEDALSAFETYQPNLVLLDLMLPGIDGYQVCRELRAKSQVPIIMLSAKGEVFDKVLGLELGADDYIMKPFDSKEMVARVRAVLRRYQPVKPEAPAAEKVKCVEYDGLTINLTNYSVLCDGQNVDMPPKELELLYFLAASPNQVFTREQLLDQIWGYEYIGDTRTVDVHIKRLREKIKDHPGWGLSTVWGIGYKFEVK
- the rlmD gene encoding 23S rRNA (uracil(1939)-C(5))-methyltransferase RlmD, which translates into the protein MQKNDVVKVTIEDIGVNGEGIGKIDGYTLFIKDAVIGDVVEAKIMKAKKNYGYARMMQIIELSKDRVEPKCKFARQCGGCQIQQISYEKQLEFKNRKVLGNLERIGGFSPELLEKIADPIVGMEIPFHYRNKAQFPFGKDKNGVTVTGFYAGRTHDIIANTDCALGVEQNQEILETILSFMEQYQMEPYDEKTGKGLLRHVLIRYGFTTKEIMVCLVINAKKIPHCEKLVELLQKIEGMTSITISVNQKNTNVIMGDSYEVLWGQAFITDYIGEIKYQISPLSFFQVNPVQTEKLYGLALEYADLKGDETVWDLYCGIGTISLFLAQNAKQVYGVEIIPQAIEDARKNAQINGIENAKFYVGKAEEVLPGYYADYAKAHPGEQAHADVIVVDPPRKGCEESLLETMVQMQPERIVYVSCDSATLARDLKYLCGNGYELVKVRAVDQFSQTVHVETCVLLQRRTM
- a CDS encoding 3'-5' exoribonuclease YhaM family protein, producing MRYIKDLHEGETIRNVYLCKGKRSAETRNGKPYDNLILQDKTGTLDGKVWDPNSQGIAEYDEKDFIEVFGDVTSYNGSLQMNIRQIRKAEEGEYNPADYMPTSEKSVDSMYEELLGFIRGISNTWLRQLLEYYFVKDEEFIRVFKGHSAAKTVHHGFAGGLLEHTLSVVKMCRYFADTYEILNRDLLYTAAMCHDIGKTKELSAFPDNDYTDDGQLLGHIIIGVEMMNDAIREIPGFPEKLGSELKHCIISHHGELEYGSPKKPALAEAMALNLADNADAKMQTLTEIFKNKPGNDWLGYNRMFETNLRRSSI
- a CDS encoding sensor histidine kinase, yielding MKSTLRLKFIMLYIIFGFLSIFTVSLLSNQLLLNKLEQDSSQNMYRIANQTATSYLPSYFSNDLSAWSVHSQLQAMQLYLNASVWFVKTDGTLITSAPLDGIEAPEQILEFDPAEIGNNQFISGNYHGYFEEDVITVMAPVTQDFSVQGYLLIHRPIESLKQTCHSLILPVYITMAVIYLLSFLFLIGFEFFVFRPLRQITEAATQYASGNLTYEIPVTTHDEMGYLSASLNYMSSQLKDMEEYQKKIVANVSHDFRSPLTSIKGYVQAMTDGTIPPQLHQKYLNIILFETERLTDLTQDLLTLNEFDRNEMILDKTEFDIQQMIKNTAASFEGTCTSKRISIELLLLAGNILVYADRRKIQQVLYNLIDNAIKFSGNDSSITIEVTEKNEKVFVSVKDTGMGIPKKELNKIWERFYKSDLSRGKDKKGTGLGLAIVKEAIQAHDEHINVISTEGVGTEFIFSLTKV
- a CDS encoding endonuclease MutS2, with the protein product MNQKTLTKLEYYKITALLEEQASSMRGKQLCRKLKPMTDPEKINTAQEQTEAAFTRIVKKGRISFGNAFPIGESLKRLEIGGALGCGELLRICKVLQNAGKVKAYGRHDTQEELCDCLDVYFEQLEPLFPLTAEIERCIQGEDEISDDASSTLKNIRRSIGHINDKVHATLTNLVNGSLRTYLQDPIITMRGDRYCVPVKAEYRSQVNGMIHDQSSTGSTLFIEPMAVVKLNNDLKELYAKEQEEIQVILARLSEETAQYIEEIRTDYHILTDLDFIFARGALAFSMNASRPLLNTDGRIHIREGRHPLLDPKKVVPITVSLGDDFSLLIITGPNTGGKTVSLKTVGLFTLMGQSGLHIPARDRSELAVFKQVYADIGDEQSIEQSLSTFSSHMTNIVSFLHDVDENSLVLFDELGAGTDPTEGAALAIAILSYLHGRGIRTMATTHYSELKVYALSTPGVENACCEFDVESLRPTYRLLIGIPGKSNAFAISGKLGLPDYIIEDAKTRLSEQDVSFEDLISDLETSKRTIEKEQEEIAAYKKEIEALKSQAQQKQERIEEQRERILAEAREKANTILRDAKDVADETIKNFRKFGKENISAAEMEKERERLRKKMKENTASSSLKVQKPKKEYKPTDFKLGESVKVLSMNLTGTISSLPDSRGNVTVQMGILRSQVHISDLEIIEEANPYAPKSFKRTSKGKLKMSKSLSVSPEINLLGKTVDEAVSELDKYLDDALLSHLSTVRVVHGKGTGALRKGIHEFLRRQKHVKSYRLGEFGEGDAGVTIVELK
- a CDS encoding S1C family serine protease, with product MPWNEDPKEKSPKDLNEEQKEDSFSFLQETIKPEPITGKQVRKQLLKLAVYGIVVGAFACLGFYALNPWVQNLFPGSPKTVIIPEDSEETHPEEDEAQEQDSQEKNLRAEDYEAMMQSVYQIAAEAAKSVVTVRGEQDAANLTKDVNDEDMGCTGLIAADNGQELLILSNNSVCGESTVWNVQFSDGSTCEASLKKQDKNSHLAVFGVRRNLISESTWDEIKTAALGNSNIVAEGDPVIALGDTFGYSDGTGYGMISSNAHEKAIPDHTFSVLATDIPSADFSSGVLCNLDGEIIGLIDSEIWTENQGHTANAYGISDLKPIMELLLNSQSVPYAGIYGVTVSSDISESKQVPSGMYVTQIQANSPAMAAGIQSGDVIQSVDGEEIASMAQYEKVLQKCKAGDTIRIQGKRLGAGGYVEISFQLVLDSRE